Within the Salvia hispanica cultivar TCC Black 2014 chromosome 4, UniMelb_Shisp_WGS_1.0, whole genome shotgun sequence genome, the region AAGGTATACTCCACATTTTATCctttcatctctctctctcatgttCATGCTTCTGACCACTGACATGCATGTCAAATTTCTCTACCAGGTATGAGAAAGAGGGCAAACCCTCTGAGCTAGCTCCCATAGACATATTTGTGAGTACGGTGGATCCTTTGAAGGAACCTCCGCTAATTACGGCCAACACTGTTCTTTCTATCCTTGCTGTGGATTACCCCATAGACAAGGTTGCCTGCTATGTGTCTGATGATGGTGCTGCAATGCTTACCTTCGAAGCTCTGTCAGAGACGTCTGAGTTCGCCAGGAAGTGGGTCCCATTCTgcaaaaagttcaaaatagAACCTCGTGCTCCTGAATGGTACTTTGCCCTGAAGGTTGACTATCTGAGAGACAAGGTGGAACCCACATTTGTTAGGGAACGTCGTGCAATGAAGGTATCCCCTCTCTCTTTGTTTCTATCTCGTATTATTTGTATTGGTTTGCAAGAAGTAGGTCTTTACTGATCATAAACTATTCTAATGTGAAAATGATATGTAAACTCATGTTCTTTTCattcaagaaaacaattaaaactgTGTTTGATGCAGAGAGAGTATGAAGAGTTTAAAGTTCGCATAAATGCGCTGGTTGCAATGGCGCAAAAGGTTCCCGAGGATGGTTGGACGATGCAAGACGGTACTCCATGGCCAGGAAACAATGTCAGGGATCATCCCGGCATGATACAGGTATATTCGACTCTCTGTTTTCCTCCCGTCTGTGTCTGCACAATGAACTGCTCAAGtataactttatttatatCTGCTTGGTAGGTATTCCTGGGTCAAAATGGTGTTCGGGATATTGAAGGTAACGAACTGCCTCGTCTTATATACGTTTCTCGTGAGAAGAGGCCTGGATATGAGCATCATAAGAAAGCCGGTGCTATGAATTCTTTGGTAACTACCTTTCcttatattttccttttattgaattttttgtaaTGATAAGTTATCTGACCCGGTTTGTTGCTTTTCCTAATTGAAGATACGGGTGTCTGCTGTCATCTCGAATGCTCCTTACCTACTCAATGTTGATTGTGATCACTACATAAATAACAGTAAGGCTCTCAGAGAAGCTATGTGTTTCATGATGGATCCACAAGCCGGCAAGAAAATATGCTACGTGCAGTTTCCTCAAAGGTTTGATGGAATTGATAGGCACGACAGATACTCGAACCGTAACGTTGTCTTCTTTGATGTATGTATAAGAAGCTTTCCTCATTTAACAGCGTCTGAGTTGTGGTTTATATTCAAGAATGAATGAATTTAACCTTGTTGTTGGCAACAGATTAATATGAAAGGGCTTGACGGGATCCAAGGTCCAATTTATGTCGGAACTGGATGCGTCTTTAGGAGGCAAGCTCTTTATGGATATGACGCCCCCAAGAAAGCAAAACCACCGGGCAAAACGTGCAACTGCTGGCCAAAATGGTGTTGCTGCTGCTTTGGATCTAGAAAGAAGACTAAGAAAGGGAAATCGaaggaaaataagaaaaagacgAAGAACAGGGAAGCGACACAAATCCATGCTCTTGAAAACATTGAGGAAGGAATTGAAGGTgaggaaatattataaatcatCATCTAACcagtataattttattctctgGAATAGTGATAATAATTACAACACAATGACAAAAATGTAAATGGtttattctctttctatcatattttgacatttttatgttgTGTGGCAGGAGTTGACAGTGAGAAGTCAGCCTTGATGCCCCAAGTAAAATTCGAGAAAAAATTTGGACAATCACCAGTTTTCATTGCATCAGCTCTCCTAGAAAATGGTGGTGTCCCAGCAGGAGCAACATCTGCATCTCTCTTGAAAGAAGCTATTCATGTGATCAGTTGTGGCTATGAAGATAAAACCGAATGGGGGAAAGAGGTACATATGCACTGCTCGGGAGCCTTTGTTTCCTCCTACGGTTTCTAATTCCGGCATCACTTCTCACAATCTTATGTATTGCCAGGTTGGGTGGATTTATGGTTCGGTTACTGAAGATATCTTGACCGGGTTCAAGATGCATTGCCACGGCTGGCGGTCAGTCTACTGTATGCCCAAAAGACCAGCATTCAAAGGGTCTGCCCCTATCAATCTTTCTGATCGTCTCCACCAGGTTCTCCGATGGGCCTTGGGATCAGTCGAGATCTTATTGAGCAGGCACTGCCCCATTTGGTACGGATACGGATGTGGTCTGAAACCACTGGAGAGATTCTCGTACATAAACTCGGTTGTCTATCCATTGACTTCACTTCCATTGCTTGCTTACTGTGCCTTACCAGCCGTCTGCCTGCTTACAGGCAAATTTATTGTCCCAGAGGTGAATGCTCCTTCCTCTCTAAACACTATATTCGATCATTTTTCAACCGAGCATATATCAAgttgtttttctttgtatCTACAGATCAGTAACTACGCCAGTATCATCTTTATGGGGATGTTCATATCCATCGCTGTGACTAGCGTGTTGGAGATGCAGTGGGGTGGCGTTGGGATCGACGACCTGTGGAGAAACGAGCAGTTTT harbors:
- the LOC125221846 gene encoding cellulose synthase A catalytic subunit 2 [UDP-forming]-like, with the protein product MDTKGRLVAGSHNRNEFVLINADDIGRVTSVKELTGQICQICGDEIEFSVDGEPFVACNECAFPVCRPCYEYERREGNQACPQCKTRYKRIKGSPRVDGDEDEDEFDDLEHEFDYNEYEQQHMAGAAISTRGIGRTASGITTHSEMDPSGVNSEIPLLTYGQEDDTISADKHALIIPPFRGKRIHPMPSSDSSMTFPPRPMDPKKDLAVYGYGTVAWKERMEEWKRKQNEKLQVVKHQGGKGSGDELDDADLPKMDEGRQPLSRKIPIPSSKISPYRIVILLRMAILGLFFHYRIRHPVNDAYGLWLTSIICEIWFAISWIFDQFPKWFPIKRETYLDRLSLRYEKEGKPSELAPIDIFVSTVDPLKEPPLITANTVLSILAVDYPIDKVACYVSDDGAAMLTFEALSETSEFARKWVPFCKKFKIEPRAPEWYFALKVDYLRDKVEPTFVRERRAMKREYEEFKVRINALVAMAQKVPEDGWTMQDGTPWPGNNVRDHPGMIQVFLGQNGVRDIEGNELPRLIYVSREKRPGYEHHKKAGAMNSLIRVSAVISNAPYLLNVDCDHYINNSKALREAMCFMMDPQAGKKICYVQFPQRFDGIDRHDRYSNRNVVFFDINMKGLDGIQGPIYVGTGCVFRRQALYGYDAPKKAKPPGKTCNCWPKWCCCCFGSRKKTKKGKSKENKKKTKNREATQIHALENIEEGIEGVDSEKSALMPQVKFEKKFGQSPVFIASALLENGGVPAGATSASLLKEAIHVISCGYEDKTEWGKEVGWIYGSVTEDILTGFKMHCHGWRSVYCMPKRPAFKGSAPINLSDRLHQVLRWALGSVEILLSRHCPIWYGYGCGLKPLERFSYINSVVYPLTSLPLLAYCALPAVCLLTGKFIVPEISNYASIIFMGMFISIAVTSVLEMQWGGVGIDDLWRNEQFWVIGGVSSHFFALIQGLLKVLAGVNTNFTVTSKAADDGEFSDLYLFKWTSLLIPPMTLMIINIIGVVVGVSDAINNGYESWGPLFGRLFFALWVIVHLYPFLKGFMGRQDRLPTIIVVWSILLASIFSLLWVRINPFLSRDGIVLEVCGLDCN